CCGTTCAGAAGCCAGACGGGCGGCTTCCTGCGTATAGAACGCGATGCACTGACGAAGCTGGGGAATGTAATCCTCGTTCCAGTGATTTTCATATTCCAGAATAAGCGGCCCCTGATACCCTTGTCTGTGCAGCTGAGCCAGAGCGGCACCGATGCGGTTTTTGCCCTGCCCCCAAATCAAATCTTTGCCCTCATCGATTTCCTTCAGATGAACATTATAAATTCGTCCGCTCAGCTTCTGAAGCCATTCAACCGGGTCGATTCCGCTTCGCACCCAATGGCCGATGTCGGGGGCCGCACCAATCCAGGGGCTTCGGTCCTGACAAATCGCATAAACAATTTCCGGATTCCAATAGCGGGTCGGCTGAGGGTGATTGTGAATCGCCACGCGAATCTGATATTCCTGAGCAAGCCGGTCCAGCACTTCGAATTGGTCCAGAGAGGGCTCAGAAAGAATCACTTCAATCCCCATCGCCTTGGCAAATTCGAAGGTTTTCCGCATTTGAGGCTCTTCACTCGGAAAGCCGTACACACCGAAAGTCTTGACCTGGATTCCGGTCTGACGGAGTTTCTCGAGAACCTTTTCTCGCAGTTCCGCTGAAATCCCGGGGCCGAATCCCTCGGAAATCTCCGGGCTGATTCGCTGTCCGGGAAAGGCCTCCAGCCATCGCAGTCCCAATGCAGCCGTCTGGTCAATGGTTTCAAAAAGGGTCTTATCCTTCATCGTCCAGGCCTGCATCCCGAACCGC
This is a stretch of genomic DNA from Anaerohalosphaeraceae bacterium. It encodes these proteins:
- a CDS encoding family 16 glycoside hydrolase, which translates into the protein MKRTILLSAVVFMLHLTAQSHSMVIPADVYEGWRFGMQAWTMKDKTLFETIDQTAALGLRWLEAFPGQRISPEISEGFGPGISAELREKVLEKLRQTGIQVKTFGVYGFPSEEPQMRKTFEFAKAMGIEVILSEPSLDQFEVLDRLAQEYQIRVAIHNHPQPTRYWNPEIVYAICQDRSPWIGAAPDIGHWVRSGIDPVEWLQKLSGRIYNVHLKEIDEGKDLIWGQGKNRIGAALAQLHRQGYQGPLILEYENHWNEDYIPQLRQCIAFYTQEAARLASERWANLFQDDLSNAVFNPGSWTYRNGVLSRRGKGDIWTQAKYRDFILDFDFKVEKDTNSGVFLRAAERTWLPWVEVQIMDSHGKPINRRDTCGAIYDILAPQNNPVNPAGQWNRMTIIASGPIIRVFLNHQPMIDMDLRQWTTARQNPDGSSNKFDIAYKDLPPEGYIGFQDHDFPVEYRNIKIRELN